A region of Flavobacterium album DNA encodes the following proteins:
- the glf gene encoding UDP-galactopyranose mutase produces the protein MRSADIVIIGAGISGAVLAEQYAKAGKKVLVIEKRNHIAGNCYDYTDENGILVSKYGAHLFHTNEEQVWEYVNKFADWYPWEHKVLANVDGSLVPIPVNITTVNALFGTAISSEAEMKDWLDENRQAVDAPADGREAALNKVGPVLYEKMFRHYTKKQWDKYPEELDASVLDRIPVRTNYDDRYFSDTYQALPKGGYTKLFERILDHPNIEVVLNIDFFEIREQIEGYEKLFYTGPIDRFFDFKHSLEDKLEYRSINFVSETVDTEFFQENSVVNYPGQEVDFTRIIEYKHFGSQQSEKTTVVREYTTDEGEPYYPVPNPKNQEIYEKYRDEAALVLDVYFVGRLANYKYFNMDQAFKNALDLFKALEKDVDITLTPASL, from the coding sequence ATGAGGAGTGCAGATATAGTAATTATCGGGGCAGGAATATCGGGTGCTGTTCTCGCTGAGCAGTATGCCAAAGCAGGAAAGAAAGTGCTGGTTATTGAAAAAAGGAATCATATAGCAGGCAACTGCTATGATTATACAGATGAGAACGGTATCCTGGTCTCTAAATACGGTGCCCATCTTTTTCATACTAATGAAGAACAGGTATGGGAATATGTAAACAAGTTTGCCGACTGGTATCCCTGGGAGCACAAGGTACTCGCCAACGTAGATGGTTCATTGGTGCCAATCCCTGTAAATATAACAACCGTCAATGCGCTGTTTGGCACGGCTATAAGCTCTGAAGCCGAAATGAAAGACTGGCTGGACGAAAACAGGCAGGCCGTTGATGCCCCTGCGGATGGCAGGGAAGCAGCCCTGAACAAGGTTGGGCCGGTGCTGTATGAAAAGATGTTCAGGCACTACACAAAAAAACAATGGGATAAATATCCGGAAGAACTTGATGCATCTGTACTGGATCGCATACCTGTCCGGACAAATTATGATGACCGGTATTTTTCGGATACCTACCAGGCGCTGCCGAAAGGAGGTTATACAAAGTTGTTCGAACGCATACTCGACCATCCTAATATCGAGGTCGTATTAAATATTGATTTCTTTGAAATACGGGAACAGATTGAAGGCTACGAAAAACTTTTTTATACGGGCCCTATCGACCGCTTTTTTGACTTTAAGCACAGCCTTGAGGACAAGCTGGAATACAGGTCGATCAATTTTGTTAGTGAAACCGTTGATACCGAATTCTTCCAGGAAAATTCCGTGGTTAACTATCCCGGGCAGGAAGTAGACTTTACAAGGATCATCGAATACAAACACTTTGGCAGCCAGCAATCTGAAAAGACAACTGTAGTCAGGGAATATACAACCGATGAAGGGGAGCCTTATTACCCGGTTCCTAATCCGAAGAACCAGGAGATCTATGAAAAATACAGGGATGAAGCTGCATTGGTTCTGGATGTCTATTTTGTAGGGAGGCTTGCCAATTACAAGTATTTCAATATGGATCAGGCTTTCAAGAATGCCCTTGATCTTTTTAAGGCACTAGAGAAGGATGTCGATATAACCCTAACACCAGCAAGCTTATGA
- a CDS encoding zinc-dependent alcohol dehydrogenase, producing MLAMNYRGPYRVRVDRDAPIPEIEHPEDAIVRVLRSCICGSDLHLYHGLVPDTRVGSTFGHEFIGEVVETGSSVHKLKVGDRVMVPFNIACGKCAFCRQELYGNCHESNAQATAVGGIFGYSHTAGGYNGGQAEFVRVPYADVGPTVIPEWMDPDDAVLLTDVVPTGYQAAEMGGILPGDTVVVFGAGPIGIMAAKSAWLFGAGRVIVIDNLDYRLEFVQKFAQCEAYNFSFMEDPVEFLKKATDSLGADVCIDAVGCEATGNTLNYIMGTKLMLQGGSTTALHWAINSVKKGGIVSIVGVYGPIDALVPIGNVVNKGITIRANQASVKRLLPRLIEHVKNGVINPKEIITHRIPLEEAAEGYHIFSSKLDSCIKTVLIPPSATI from the coding sequence ATGCTAGCAATGAATTATAGAGGGCCCTACAGGGTAAGAGTAGACAGGGATGCCCCCATTCCTGAGATCGAACATCCGGAGGATGCTATTGTACGTGTCCTTCGCTCCTGCATTTGCGGTTCCGACCTTCACCTGTATCATGGACTTGTGCCCGACACCCGTGTGGGCAGCACCTTTGGCCACGAATTTATCGGTGAGGTGGTGGAGACAGGTTCTTCCGTACACAAGCTGAAAGTAGGTGACAGGGTAATGGTACCCTTTAACATCGCCTGTGGAAAGTGCGCTTTTTGCCGTCAGGAACTCTATGGCAATTGCCACGAGTCCAATGCACAGGCAACTGCTGTAGGTGGTATCTTCGGTTACTCCCATACGGCAGGCGGTTATAACGGCGGGCAGGCGGAGTTTGTACGGGTGCCGTATGCTGACGTGGGCCCAACGGTGATACCGGAGTGGATGGATCCTGATGATGCCGTCCTCCTGACCGATGTGGTGCCAACCGGCTACCAGGCGGCAGAAATGGGAGGCATACTTCCGGGAGATACAGTAGTAGTCTTCGGAGCAGGTCCGATAGGAATCATGGCCGCGAAGTCTGCCTGGCTATTTGGTGCGGGCAGGGTTATCGTTATTGATAACCTTGATTACCGCCTGGAATTCGTCCAAAAATTTGCCCAGTGTGAGGCGTATAATTTCAGTTTTATGGAAGACCCTGTAGAATTTTTAAAAAAAGCCACCGACTCCTTAGGTGCTGATGTGTGTATCGATGCCGTGGGTTGCGAGGCCACCGGCAATACATTGAACTATATTATGGGAACCAAACTGATGCTTCAGGGAGGGTCTACCACCGCATTGCACTGGGCTATAAATTCTGTGAAGAAGGGCGGCATTGTTTCTATTGTAGGCGTGTACGGCCCGATAGATGCGCTTGTACCGATAGGAAATGTGGTGAATAAAGGCATTACAATACGCGCCAACCAGGCCTCTGTAAAAAGATTGCTGCCAAGGCTGATCGAGCATGTGAAGAATGGGGTTATTAATCCTAAAGAGATCATTACACACCGCATTCCGTTGGAGGAAGCCGCGGAAGGTTACCATATATTTTCGTCCAAGCTCGACAGCTGCATCAAGACCGTACTTATACCGCCATCAGCAACTATATAA
- a CDS encoding fibrinogen-like YCDxxxxGGGW domain-containing protein — MKKVLFLFAFFTSLCATAQVKIGDNPTSVGASSSLELESTDKALLLTRVANTDAIVSPVNGMVVYDISSNCVKSYENGAWSNCLSYTGSTHPSTNGTAVVSSYNCNSGSTGTLTASVAITGVTQTITANVTTIGTYNITTSVNGIVFTGSGTLTSTGPQTIVLTASGNPTTVGTNSFVLNTAPGCTFTRNVVANPTSGGTAIVSAYNCSTASAGTLTSGTPVSGVTQTITATVTTSGTYNITTPAVNGVTFSGSGTVTAPSSTIVLTATGTPGAISASATNPFTFNLSTSPSCSFTRTIISPTSGGTAAMTITNCSTTATGAMTAGTAVSGVSQTVTVNVTALGTYSISTAAANGVTFAGSGTFTSLGSQNIVLTATGTPTAAGTTNFVLNSTPSCTFTRTTGETFVSTLCPVAYGSYPQTISIGSTSVTIAKTTNTDGGLQSNISQCGIAPATNNGIAFLAGQSATYTFTVPLKNIQVYSPNNESTENNEGLTVSATLAGVSVPITLAPLNLGTCVSAFTATQSGNTASINNTGSAATSAIAFNISSTGPYDSITITRTSTASGGNLHGLMFCNATAVPSSTNGTAVVSSYDCSGATAGTLSMGVAATGVTKTITANVTTIGTYVITTNPVNGVTYSKSGTFTATGPQTVVLNASGTPTATGTFTYALNSNPTCSFDITATSLTSGGTAVVSAYNCSTGSAGTLTVGTAPSGVTQTITATVTTAGTYNISTTANGVTFTGSGTVATGSQPIILTATTTPTTAGVASFPLNTTPTCTFTRNIISPSTGGTGVMTITSCTTASAGAMTAGTAVSGVTQTVTVNVTALGTYSISTAAANGVTFAGSGTFTALGSQTIVLTATGTPATAGTSSFVISTTPGCTFTRTVGESFTATLCSVSYGSYPQTVNVGGTSVTVAKTTNTDSGSGASTQCGIAPATNSQINLSAGQSATYTFTIPVKNLQVYCSANESTENSEGVTVSASLAGTPVPVTLAPLNLGSCVAAFTATQSGNTASINNTGSAATSAIAFNISSAGPYDSITVTRTSTATGVNSHGLMFCNATAVPSSSNGTAVVSSYDCSGATSGTLTAGVAASGVTKTITANVTTVGSYVITTNPVNGVSFSKSGTFTATGPQTVVLNASGTPTATGAQTYTLNSNPSCSFSITTANNPSSNGTAVVSAYSPAGGSNFSLLGITTPSSVTMEVTATVTTVGTYNISATANGVTYTGSGTFAGTGSQLIVLSGSGTPVATGCFTYTINTTPSTSVNRYTYGNGTTTSNVAISCNQIKTNYPSSADGLYWLDIDGCNATFTPVQAYCDMTTDGGGWTLVANYLHKGGTTPALVVKSTSFPLLGSSTLGTDESASATTWGHCSSAMFNAVNFSFTSVRFYGKTSLHTRVIHFKTSLAGAITYMKTGLGSMTGLATSFTALSGHTAFLPAASDSYYSNYGDNSITSFPFWKGSTYHWGIVGTLSSNGLTNRWEVDDYANSAANSTYHQIWVK; from the coding sequence ATGAAAAAAGTTTTATTCTTATTTGCGTTTTTCACCTCGCTTTGTGCAACCGCACAGGTAAAGATAGGTGATAACCCTACCAGCGTAGGTGCAAGCTCCTCCCTGGAGCTCGAGAGTACCGATAAGGCGCTCCTGCTTACCCGCGTGGCCAACACGGATGCCATCGTCAGCCCTGTAAACGGGATGGTGGTGTATGACATATCCAGCAACTGCGTAAAGTCGTATGAAAACGGCGCCTGGTCTAACTGTTTGAGCTATACCGGAAGCACACATCCTTCTACCAACGGTACGGCCGTGGTTTCGTCGTATAACTGTAATTCCGGCTCTACCGGTACATTAACCGCCAGTGTAGCTATTACCGGTGTTACGCAAACCATTACGGCAAACGTTACTACCATTGGTACCTACAACATAACAACGTCTGTAAACGGTATCGTGTTTACGGGCTCGGGTACTTTGACTTCTACAGGGCCGCAAACCATTGTGCTTACGGCTTCTGGAAATCCTACAACCGTGGGTACTAACTCGTTTGTGCTTAATACTGCGCCGGGTTGTACCTTTACGCGAAATGTAGTGGCAAACCCTACATCGGGCGGTACAGCCATTGTATCGGCCTACAACTGTTCTACTGCTTCGGCAGGTACGCTTACCTCGGGTACTCCGGTATCCGGTGTTACGCAAACGATTACTGCTACGGTAACCACATCGGGTACTTATAACATTACAACCCCTGCCGTAAACGGTGTTACCTTTTCAGGGTCGGGAACTGTTACCGCACCTTCATCTACTATCGTATTAACGGCAACAGGAACTCCGGGTGCAATCTCTGCATCTGCCACGAACCCTTTTACCTTTAACCTTAGTACATCGCCTTCGTGCAGTTTTACGCGTACTATCATAAGCCCGACTTCGGGTGGTACGGCAGCCATGACAATTACCAACTGTTCTACTACAGCAACAGGCGCTATGACTGCCGGTACTGCGGTATCGGGCGTTAGCCAGACGGTTACTGTAAACGTTACAGCATTGGGTACCTACAGCATAAGCACTGCCGCTGCAAACGGTGTTACCTTTGCAGGCAGCGGTACCTTTACTTCCCTTGGTTCCCAGAATATTGTACTTACAGCAACAGGTACGCCAACTGCTGCCGGTACAACCAACTTTGTACTTAACAGCACACCAAGCTGTACCTTTACACGTACTACAGGCGAAACTTTTGTATCTACACTGTGTCCTGTTGCATACGGCAGTTACCCGCAAACCATCAGCATAGGCAGCACCAGCGTAACGATTGCCAAGACTACGAACACAGATGGTGGTTTGCAGTCAAATATTTCCCAATGCGGTATAGCGCCTGCCACAAATAACGGGATAGCTTTTCTTGCAGGCCAGAGTGCGACCTATACTTTTACGGTTCCGCTAAAAAACATACAGGTGTATTCCCCAAATAACGAAAGTACCGAAAACAACGAAGGCCTCACAGTATCGGCTACCTTGGCCGGTGTCTCTGTGCCGATAACGCTTGCACCGCTAAACCTGGGTACCTGCGTGTCAGCGTTTACAGCTACACAAAGCGGTAACACCGCCTCAATTAATAATACAGGTTCAGCAGCTACTTCAGCCATAGCCTTTAACATCAGTTCCACAGGGCCTTACGACAGCATTACCATAACACGTACCAGTACGGCCAGCGGTGGTAACCTTCACGGCCTTATGTTTTGTAATGCTACGGCAGTACCATCATCAACAAACGGTACCGCAGTGGTATCAAGCTACGATTGCAGCGGGGCTACCGCAGGTACATTATCTATGGGTGTAGCGGCAACGGGTGTTACCAAAACTATCACTGCCAACGTAACTACCATAGGTACTTATGTTATTACTACCAACCCGGTAAACGGCGTTACCTATTCTAAATCGGGTACCTTTACTGCAACCGGCCCACAAACTGTTGTACTAAATGCAAGCGGAACACCTACAGCTACAGGTACATTTACCTATGCGCTTAACAGCAACCCGACTTGTAGTTTTGATATAACTGCTACATCGCTTACTTCAGGCGGTACGGCTGTTGTTTCGGCCTATAACTGTTCTACAGGCTCTGCCGGTACACTTACTGTAGGCACTGCGCCATCTGGCGTTACGCAAACTATTACCGCTACAGTAACTACTGCGGGTACTTATAATATAAGCACAACGGCCAATGGCGTTACCTTTACCGGATCGGGTACTGTAGCAACAGGCTCACAGCCTATTATCCTTACGGCTACTACAACACCTACAACAGCCGGTGTGGCAAGCTTCCCGCTAAATACTACTCCTACATGTACCTTTACCCGAAACATCATAAGCCCTAGTACAGGTGGTACTGGTGTAATGACCATCACGAGCTGCACTACGGCATCTGCAGGGGCAATGACTGCGGGTACTGCGGTATCGGGCGTTACACAAACGGTTACCGTAAATGTTACAGCCCTGGGTACTTACAGCATAAGCACTGCTGCAGCAAACGGTGTTACCTTTGCAGGCAGCGGCACATTTACAGCCCTTGGCTCCCAGACTATTGTGCTAACGGCTACAGGTACACCTGCTACGGCGGGCACCAGCAGCTTTGTTATAAGCACTACACCGGGCTGTACCTTTACAAGGACAGTAGGTGAATCTTTTACAGCTACATTATGTTCTGTTTCTTACGGCAGCTACCCACAAACCGTTAACGTAGGCGGTACCAGTGTGACGGTTGCAAAAACCACGAACACTGATAGTGGGTCTGGCGCATCAACTCAATGTGGTATCGCACCAGCTACAAATAGCCAGATTAACCTTAGTGCCGGACAAAGTGCCACTTACACGTTCACCATTCCTGTTAAGAACTTACAGGTATATTGTTCAGCTAATGAAAGCACTGAAAACAGTGAGGGCGTTACGGTATCGGCTTCATTGGCAGGCACTCCTGTCCCGGTAACACTTGCACCGTTAAACCTGGGCAGCTGTGTAGCAGCTTTTACGGCTACTCAAAGCGGTAATACCGCCTCAATTAATAATACGGGTTCAGCAGCCACTTCTGCTATAGCCTTTAACATTAGTTCTGCAGGACCCTACGACAGTATTACTGTAACACGTACCAGTACTGCAACGGGAGTCAACTCGCACGGCCTGATGTTCTGTAATGCTACGGCAGTACCATCATCATCAAACGGTACAGCTGTAGTATCAAGCTACGATTGCAGCGGCGCTACTTCAGGTACGCTTACAGCAGGTGTTGCAGCATCGGGAGTAACCAAAACCATCACTGCAAACGTAACTACAGTGGGCAGCTATGTTATTACCACAAACCCTGTAAATGGCGTATCGTTTTCTAAATCAGGGACCTTTACCGCTACCGGCCCGCAAACAGTGGTGCTGAACGCCAGCGGAACGCCTACAGCTACAGGCGCCCAAACCTATACGCTAAACAGCAATCCATCATGCAGCTTTAGCATTACTACAGCAAATAACCCATCGTCTAACGGTACCGCGGTAGTATCTGCTTATAGTCCTGCAGGTGGAAGTAATTTTTCGCTATTAGGAATTACAACACCAAGCTCTGTTACAATGGAAGTTACCGCAACGGTAACTACTGTGGGTACATACAATATATCGGCTACTGCAAATGGCGTAACGTATACCGGTAGCGGTACATTTGCAGGCACAGGCAGCCAGCTTATAGTGTTATCAGGGTCCGGAACGCCGGTAGCGACGGGATGTTTTACGTATACTATAAACACGACGCCTTCAACATCGGTTAACAGGTATACCTATGGCAATGGTACAACGACAAGTAATGTAGCCATAAGCTGTAACCAGATAAAAACGAACTATCCATCATCTGCCGACGGTTTGTACTGGCTGGATATAGATGGCTGTAATGCCACATTCACTCCTGTACAGGCCTACTGCGACATGACCACCGATGGCGGCGGCTGGACACTGGTAGCCAACTACCTGCATAAAGGAGGCACTACACCGGCATTGGTAGTAAAATCTACCTCGTTCCCGCTGCTTGGCAGCAGTACGCTGGGTACCGACGAAAGTGCCAGCGCTACCACATGGGGGCATTGCTCATCGGCTATGTTTAATGCCGTTAACTTTAGTTTTACGAGCGTACGTTTTTATGGCAAAACCAGCCTTCACACCAGGGTAATACATTTTAAAACCAGCCTTGCAGGCGCTATAACTTACATGAAAACAGGCCTCGGTAGTATGACGGGCCTTGCAACAAGCTTTACTGCTTTATCAGGCCACACGGCTTTCCTTCCTGCAGCTTCAGATAGTTATTATTCTAATTATGGAGATAATTCAATTACATCTTTTCCTTTTTGGAAAGGAAGTACATACCATTGGGGTATTGTAGGTACCCTAAGCAGCAATGGATTGACAAACCGATGGGAAGTGGATGATTATGCAAACAGCGCTGCTAACTCTACGTACCACCAAATATGGGTAAAATAG
- a CDS encoding MBL fold metallo-hydrolase, whose amino-acid sequence MKQSDDNHIIPMTSFSAGKGREVRPDVYYYTNQIVNVIFIGHPNEGKWILIDAGMPKSGAAIIAAAEERFGKGTKPIAILLTHGHFDHVGSIVHLLEEWKDVPVYAHVEEFPFLTGELAYPEPDPGVEGGGLLAKISSIYPHEPIDIQEVLMLLPADGSVPDLPGWQWVHTPGHSPGHVSFFRESDRTLIAGDAFVTVQQDSFYKVLIQKEEVHGPPPYLTTDWRLARESVRRLNMLQPQLAITGHGTHMEDGELLSGLHKLAVEFDSVALPKYGKYVQEGDHEGSNSSIH is encoded by the coding sequence ATGAAACAAAGCGACGATAACCATATAATCCCGATGACCTCATTTTCGGCGGGAAAAGGCAGGGAGGTAAGGCCCGATGTGTATTATTACACCAACCAGATCGTAAACGTAATATTTATAGGGCATCCAAATGAGGGAAAATGGATACTCATTGATGCCGGAATGCCAAAGTCGGGCGCCGCCATTATTGCAGCCGCGGAAGAACGCTTTGGTAAAGGAACCAAACCTATAGCAATCCTGCTTACGCATGGGCATTTTGACCATGTTGGAAGCATAGTCCACCTATTGGAAGAATGGAAAGATGTGCCTGTCTATGCGCATGTGGAAGAGTTTCCGTTCCTTACGGGCGAGCTTGCCTATCCCGAACCGGATCCGGGTGTAGAAGGCGGTGGGCTTCTTGCAAAAATATCCTCCATATATCCGCATGAGCCGATTGACATACAGGAAGTTTTGATGCTGCTTCCCGCAGATGGCAGCGTGCCTGACCTCCCCGGATGGCAGTGGGTGCACACGCCTGGCCATTCTCCGGGGCATGTGTCTTTTTTCAGGGAAAGCGACAGGACGCTCATTGCCGGAGATGCCTTTGTTACCGTACAGCAGGATTCCTTTTACAAAGTGCTTATCCAGAAAGAAGAAGTCCATGGCCCGCCGCCCTACCTTACAACCGACTGGAGGCTGGCGCGTGAATCTGTACGCAGGCTGAATATGCTTCAGCCTCAGTTAGCCATTACTGGCCACGGAACACACATGGAAGACGGGGAGCTGCTCTCAGGCCTGCACAAACTGGCAGTCGAATTCGACAGTGTAGCGCTACCGAAATATGGCAAATATGTACAGGAAGGCGACCACGAAGGGAGCAACAGCAGTATTCACTAA
- a CDS encoding TlpA family protein disulfide reductase, with translation MLRFCRLTVLVFIMAVGAHAQTAPASPTEQLMQERKMQYSQWHTGAQLPDVALSNGNSLYNLTARNIIVLFWKTDCPYCEQLMPALKELSQAYTANDLAIVAVCLDNDTAAWKSYTENAALPGLWYHKCDGAGFYSADAVNYNVYGTPALLLADNTFKIKGNPRGIGQLKALLDQR, from the coding sequence ATGCTGAGATTTTGCAGGCTAACGGTGCTGGTGTTTATTATGGCGGTTGGGGCACATGCCCAAACCGCCCCCGCCAGCCCAACAGAGCAATTGATGCAGGAACGCAAAATGCAATACAGCCAGTGGCATACCGGCGCGCAATTGCCGGATGTTGCCTTATCCAACGGCAATAGCCTGTATAACCTTACAGCACGCAATATAATTGTGCTGTTCTGGAAAACCGATTGCCCGTATTGCGAACAGCTTATGCCCGCTTTGAAAGAACTAAGTCAGGCCTATACAGCTAATGATTTGGCTATCGTGGCTGTATGCCTCGATAATGACACGGCAGCCTGGAAGAGTTATACAGAAAACGCTGCTTTGCCGGGATTATGGTATCATAAATGCGATGGTGCCGGCTTTTACAGCGCTGATGCCGTTAATTATAATGTTTATGGCACGCCCGCGCTCTTATTGGCCGACAACACCTTTAAGATAAAAGGCAATCCGAGAGGCATTGGGCAGCTAAAGGCATTGCTGGACCAGCGTTGA
- a CDS encoding glycosyltransferase, with protein MQPSIKQTAREATTTRVSNNEAQSYDMIVFCHLRWDFVYQRPQHIISRFAGHSKILLIEEPWHRDNEQGSRLNVISDTLHILQPNVKSIDEIATILPQYVNSANVATGWFYSASFVRLLDHFKFDTIVYDCMDELSLFKGAPEKLIEQEKYLVANADIVFTGGKSLYESKSLLHDNVHCFPSSVDQAHFAKAQNGIAIPEDISTIPSPIVGYFGVIDERIDLELLKETAALKPDVSFVMIGPLAKIGEHELPRLDNIHYLGMKGYNELPAYLKAFAIAMMPFALNDATKFISPTKTLEYMAAGKPIISTAIRDVVRDYKNCVPIVATPQEFAAAIDEAIKGHQNPFISNKYKLILENTSWDATANKMNELIKENAIV; from the coding sequence ATGCAACCATCAATCAAACAAACTGCCAGAGAGGCTACTACTACCCGTGTTTCTAATAATGAAGCCCAATCATACGATATGATTGTATTTTGCCACCTCAGGTGGGACTTCGTTTACCAAAGGCCGCAACACATAATAAGCAGGTTCGCGGGCCACAGCAAAATCCTGCTGATAGAGGAGCCATGGCATCGTGACAATGAGCAGGGCAGCAGGCTGAACGTGATAAGTGATACCCTTCACATCCTCCAGCCAAACGTAAAGTCTATCGATGAGATCGCTACCATCCTGCCGCAATACGTTAATAGTGCAAATGTTGCTACAGGCTGGTTTTACTCTGCCTCATTCGTTCGGCTGCTGGATCATTTTAAGTTCGATACCATAGTTTACGATTGCATGGATGAGCTCTCGCTGTTTAAGGGAGCGCCGGAGAAACTGATAGAGCAGGAAAAATACCTGGTTGCTAATGCGGATATAGTGTTTACCGGCGGAAAATCGCTGTATGAATCCAAATCGCTGCTGCACGATAACGTACATTGTTTCCCAAGTTCTGTAGACCAGGCGCATTTCGCAAAGGCCCAGAACGGCATTGCGATTCCGGAAGATATCAGCACGATCCCGTCTCCGATTGTAGGCTACTTCGGGGTTATTGACGAGCGTATTGACCTGGAACTGCTAAAGGAAACAGCTGCCCTGAAGCCGGATGTTTCCTTTGTAATGATAGGGCCGCTTGCCAAGATTGGCGAACATGAGCTGCCGCGACTTGATAACATCCATTACCTCGGAATGAAAGGCTACAACGAGCTTCCGGCGTACCTGAAAGCATTCGCCATAGCGATGATGCCTTTTGCCCTGAACGATGCGACAAAGTTTATCAGCCCGACCAAAACCCTGGAGTATATGGCTGCTGGAAAACCAATTATTTCGACTGCCATACGCGATGTCGTGCGCGATTACAAGAATTGCGTGCCTATCGTAGCTACTCCGCAGGAATTTGCAGCCGCTATAGACGAGGCGATTAAAGGCCACCAAAATCCTTTTATATCGAATAAATATAAACTGATTCTCGAAAATACTTCATGGGATGCTACCGCCAACAAGATGAACGAACTAATTAAAGAGAATGCTATAGTATGA
- a CDS encoding LytR/AlgR family response regulator transcription factor: MTFKAIIIDEDRHAAHVLKEMLNDIFFEIVIMPFDMEGANLQDPACTLQPDLIFIDCAGSGLEVPAALNRLKLQPEVIFLSSDKMDAAKAYEFNASGFVLKPIEKDALTATVDKALLNIKNRRMVTKNQYKPAVDERSFFIISSVNSYEIIKLKDLLYCVADGRYTEFRLVDGTKLLASKNLSVYDNILSGQRYFFRASRSSIINFEYVKRVNKKDGMQCEFIDGSSVAVAKRKIMEFNQFLQSMDIGFD, from the coding sequence ATGACATTTAAAGCAATAATAATTGATGAAGACCGTCATGCGGCCCATGTTTTAAAAGAAATGCTGAATGACATTTTTTTCGAGATTGTAATAATGCCTTTTGACATGGAGGGCGCGAACCTACAGGATCCCGCATGCACACTACAGCCCGACCTTATTTTTATAGACTGCGCAGGTTCGGGACTGGAAGTGCCGGCCGCATTAAACAGGTTAAAACTACAGCCGGAGGTAATATTTTTGTCGTCCGACAAAATGGATGCTGCAAAGGCATACGAATTTAATGCTTCGGGTTTTGTACTAAAGCCTATAGAAAAGGATGCGCTTACCGCTACCGTAGATAAGGCCCTGCTGAACATAAAGAACCGCAGGATGGTAACCAAAAACCAGTATAAGCCAGCTGTGGACGAGAGGAGTTTTTTTATTATTTCATCGGTTAACAGTTACGAGATCATAAAGCTCAAAGACCTTTTGTACTGTGTTGCCGATGGCCGTTATACCGAGTTCCGGCTGGTAGACGGCACAAAACTGCTGGCTTCGAAAAATCTTTCGGTGTATGATAATATCCTTTCGGGGCAGCGTTACTTTTTTCGGGCAAGCCGTTCCTCTATAATCAATTTTGAATATGTAAAGCGGGTAAACAAGAAAGACGGCATGCAATGCGAATTTATAGACGGTTCCAGTGTAGCCGTGGCAAAGCGCAAAATAATGGAATTTAACCAGTTCC
- a CDS encoding SPW repeat domain-containing protein, which yields MKPITTKIHGFLDYGTGVLLIAMPWILRLALDTPAALSFLIAGVAALFYSLHTRYELGLIRAIPMHVHLALDAISGVILALSPWLFGFSDTLYLPHAILGVFEIMAALMTKTRTSLG from the coding sequence ATGAAACCAATTACTACAAAAATCCATGGATTTCTTGACTACGGCACAGGTGTATTGCTTATAGCAATGCCCTGGATACTCCGCCTTGCCCTTGATACACCGGCCGCCCTTTCCTTTCTTATAGCGGGGGTGGCAGCATTGTTCTACAGCTTGCACACACGCTATGAGCTGGGCCTGATACGCGCCATACCCATGCATGTCCATTTGGCGCTTGATGCGATCTCCGGTGTCATTTTAGCGCTGTCGCCGTGGCTTTTCGGCTTTTCCGATACACTGTATCTTCCACATGCTATACTGGGTGTTTTTGAGATCATGGCGGCACTGATGACCAAAACCAGGACATCACTTGGTTAA